In Bufo gargarizans isolate SCDJY-AF-19 chromosome 6, ASM1485885v1, whole genome shotgun sequence, a single genomic region encodes these proteins:
- the ZNF217 gene encoding zinc finger protein 217, protein MPIQSLAEFIEGPDGIGSSVCSQMESSRSSRAMKRRNAMSQKTLQESFLIQAEGDATFDCIFCNESYKHHEDLGKHVLTRHRPTLCEPTVLCVEAEYLGPEDKRRKSVGGSAKEDKDDNEGSDCEVCGQTFNDSTDLETHMKKHKDSFTYSCNICGRRFKEPWFLKNHKRTHSSRTGWRNKQVVIETPVTINEIVQEQVDKNVTSPYKLCMVCGFFFPDKESLLDHSKIHIKGLKLGTCEASATKEEPDDVPKEDFLNFLNLKPSKPPAKNPKQSCKWIGELDPFNTYQAWQLATKGKVALGFGRVKEPFFEVNLETDSDKDEITDVWNTGKMNQSVLLGETDTTKGKDCAGVTQAQGLDEPKNGNTEEERKVQGVQDKTPFCSDCGKWFKTYQQLVMHSRVHRKDRSDSESSTMSNIEGLLSASSPETPASVEDQETVKMEDESDSGDDQMNEKIDDGQAISKTKGLPASRECGFCGKSFRSNYYLNIHLRTHTGEKPYKCEFCDYAAAQKTSLRYHLERHHKFKPGESNARVRSISKSLQLLKRSPDPPPANMQENKVSQTPITDTKEDTLLSKPPKRMSALRNKLVNTKQLFQGEAKATVKQEPEKSVLEEELPRTPIMEDISLACDETLDLEMCSYEETSVESQVFTPNIPDDLEPVPLDLCIKAKDLPATLYNGALLLVRTCPYCTYKTLYPEVLILHQKLIHKQNYDLLHKPGGGSRSKNPGLVIKMRRTGCPPALQGVDVSPMQLDGARLKGSPPTNTKTLNHEKPKRAPAQSNKTTQSETDCKSEQENKLQSGQQVGSYRCLQPDLQGITHLLERMQHPEQNCPPWASSPNPQTSNVSMNGSEHSYRMISSLFTEHPFARATHLELGEPFTKRAKHGMLSSASSSNYASAEMLKRLHHSQVNMHNLERPPIKSGPAVLSNLLYPYEVDPHWSLLKSYEQPPAGAPFAISNPSLNQGSAASIDVKQSSLYRRISKRGFGPNDKRP, encoded by the exons ATGCCCATTCAGTCCCTCGCTGAATTTATTGAAGGTCCTGACGGCATAGGTAGCTCTGTCTGCTCCCAAATGGAAAGCTCTCGTTCATCCCGGGCTATGAAGCGACGAAATGCAATGTCCCAGAAAACATTGCAGGAAAGTTTTCTGATACAAGCTGAGGGGGATGCGACTTTTGACTGTATATTTTGTAATGAGTCCTATAAACATCATGAAGATCTTGGAAAGCATGTTCTGACTCGGCATAGACCAACTTTATGTGAGCCCACTGTTCTTTGTGTGGAGGCAGAGTATCTTGGCCCTGAAGACAAGCGCAGGAAGAGTGTCGGGGGGTCTGCGAAGGAGGATAAAGATGACAATGAAGGGTCAGACTGTGAGGTGTGTGGTCAGACCTTTAATGATTCAACAGACTTAGAAACCCACATGAAGAAGCACAAGGATTCCTTCACATACTCTTGCAATATTTGTGGTAGGAGATTCAAAGAGCCCTGGTTTCTCAAAAACCATAAGCGGACCCATTCCAGCCGAACAGGATGGAGAAATAAACAGGTGGTTATTGAGACCCCCGTCACCATAAACGAGATTGTCCAAGAACAAGTGGACAAAAATGTTACCTCCCCCTATAAGCTGTGCATGGTATGTGGCTTCTTCTTTCCTGACAAAGAGTCCCTGTTGGATCATAGTAAGATTCATATCAAAGGATTGAAGCTGGGGACTTGTGAGGCGTCTGCTACCAAGGAGGAACCAGATGATGTCCCCAAAGAAGACTTCCTAAACTTCTTAAATCTAAAGCCCTCAAAGCCACCTGCCAAAAACCCTAAACAATCCTGCAAATGGATTGGAGAACTGGACCCTTTCAACACCTACCAAGCTTGGCAGCTGGCAACTAAAGGCAAAGTGGCCTTAGGCTTTGGTCGTGTAAAGGAGCCATTCTTTGAAGTCAACTTGGAAACTGATTCTGACAAGGATGAGATCACCGATGTTTGGAATACAGGAAAGATGAATCAGTCTGTTCTCTTGGGTGAGACAGACACTACTAAAGGTAAAGACTGTGCGGGAGTCACACAGGCACAGGGACTTGATGAGCCTAAAAACGGGAATACGGAGGAGGAAAGAAAGGTTCAAGGGGTGCAGGATAAGACCCCATTCTGTTCTGACTGTGGGAAGTGGTTTAAGACCTACCAACAGCTGGTAATGCATTCCCGTGTACACAGGAAGGACAGGAGTGATTCAGAGTCCTCAACCATGAGTAACATTGAAGGACTGCTGTCTGCCAGCTCTCCAGAAACTCCAGCCAGTGTGGAGGATCAGGAGACAGTTAAGATGGAGGATGAATCTGACTCAGGAGATGATCAAATGAATG AAAAAATTGATGATGGACAAGCAATCTCTAAAACCAAAGGCCTTCCAGCTTCCAGGGAATGCGGTTTCTGTGGAAAGAGCTTTCGCTCAAACTATTACCTCAATATTCATCTCAGGACTCATACag GTGAAAAGCCATACAAATGTGAATTTTGTGATTATGCTGCTGCACAGAAAACATCCCTGAGGTATCACTTGGAGAGGCACCACAAATTTAAGCCTGGAGAATCTAATGCTCGTGTGAGAAGCATCAGTAAAAGTTTACAACTACTTAAGAGGTCCCCAGATCCTCCTCCTGCCAACATGCAGGAAAACAAAGTGTCCCAGACACCCATAACTGATACCAAAGAGGACACTTTGCTCTCCAAACCCCCCAAGAGGATGTCAGCCCTGCGTAATAAACTGGTGAACACAAAGCAACTCTTCCAAGGGGAGGCAAAAGCCACTGTCAAACAGGAGCCAGAAAAGTCTGTGCTGGAGGAGGAACTGCCAAGGACACCCATTATGGAGGACATTTCATTGGCTTGTGATGAAACCCTTGACCTAGAAATGTGCTCATATGAAGAGACCTCTGTGGAAAGCCAAGTCTTtacacctaatataccagatgATTTAGAGCCTGTTCCTTTGGACTTATGTATAAAAGCTAAGGACTTACCTGCCACTTTATATAATGGTGCCTTATTGTTAGTGCGTACCTGTCCGTACTGCACTTACAAAACCTTATACCCTGAGGTGTTAATCCTACACCAGAAACTGATCCACAAACAAAACTATGACCTTCTCCACAAAcctggcggcggcagcaggagtAAAAACCCAGGTCTTGTCATAAAAATGAGGCGCACCGGTTGTCCCCCCGCTCTACAAGGGGTTGATGTGTCACCTATGCAGCTGGATGGTGCTAGGTTAAAAGGGTCTCCCCCAACGAATACAAAGACTCTGAACCATGAGAAACCTAAACGGGCACCTGCCCAGTCAAACAAGACCACACAATCAGAAACAGACTGTAAGAGTGAGCAAGAAAATAAGCTTCAAAGTGGCCAGCAAGTCGGCAGCTATAGGTGCCTGCAGCCTGACCTACAAGGAATCACCCACTTGTTAGAAAGGATGCAGCATCCTGAACAGAACTGTCCTCCGTGGGCCTCTTCCCCCAACCCACAAACCAGCAATGTAAGCATGAATGGATCAGAGCACTCTTATCGTATGATCTCGTCATTGTTTACAGAGCACCCATTTGCCAGAGCCACTCATCTAGAGCTTGGGGAGCCCTTCACAAAGAGGGCCAAACATGGTATGTTAAGCTCTGCTTCCAGCAGCAACTATGCCAGTGCAGAGATGCttaagagacttcaccacagCCAAGTGAACATGCACAATCTCGAGAGGCCCCCAATCAAGTCGGGTCCAGCAGTACTAAGCAATCTGTTGTATCCATACGAGGTTGATCCACATTGGAGCCTGTTGAAGTCTTACGAGCAGCCACCGGCTGGAGCACCATTTGCTATTAGCAATCCTTCCCTGAATCAGGGGTCTGCTGCATCTATTGATG TGAAACAGAGCTCGCTATATCGTCGGATATCCAAGCGAGGTTTTGGACCAAACGACAAGAGGCCTTAA